The DNA region TCCTTTTGGTTATGTTAGATGGTAATCACCGCTGTAATATCCATAGACGACCTACTTATATGCAAGAAGACAATCCATTTATGCTCATTTCGGTGACCACATGAATCCAGCTCGCAACTTTGATTCGGCTCAGTCTCGTACTTGGCCTACGCCCATCCTCGTTTATCCGTGAGGCGATGCCTTGTATCTACAAATGCCGTCCGGAACGCAAATTTATCACACTCAGGGCCCTGCGGAATGACCGGCGATGGCACAATACGAAGTTAGCTCCTTGGCAGTTTCTATTGTGTGGGTGGTTCCAAAAAGGCCTTCTGGCTAAAGTGGCTTGTTAGAAGTGTTATGGCCAGCTAAATCTTGGTATTTTGACcatttttccttctcttAAAATTTACCTATCGATCGTTGCAGCAACTGAAAATAAATTCTTCAGGACAGAAAGAATGGCCTGGTTATAGTTATGAGATCTGTGACGATCACCATTCGAGTGGGAAGATTCAGTGACCAGGCTGCTACAGGGCGATTTAGCTATTAGTCCTTCCCCTAGAGTATTTCCAGTAATACTCCGAAATCTTAATGTCAATCTAGTCTTCTGGGCCTTCAATGTAGGTAATGGCAACATGGAGTCCTCCGATCTGGTCCGGCGTATGAATGGCGGCGAGGACGTTGTTGCGGTTGCGAATGATGAATTCCCGTTGTGGAATAAGGCTAATGGAATGGTGGTCAATGGAGTCGTGCGGAGGGAAGctggatttttttttttaatgcGCCTAGTAACGTGGGTGCTTTGCCTGTTTCTTGTTAAGGGTTAATGGTGTCTAACTGCTGGAATGCTGCAGGACATTTATATATGACGTCACAGCATACCAGTATATAACTTCCGGATGTCGTTCTAATTGAACTTGGACATCAATTGTATGACAATGGCGTCCTCTGGATTTTCTATTGTTACTCCGGCATCCCGAGGACTAGGGTTTGCCTTCGCACGGTACCTTCTAAAAAATTCCAATCTACCTGTCGTGGCAACTGCACGACGGAATTGTGATGAAGTCCACTATCGACTGCTTGAAGGCACTAGAGCTAAAGAGAGACTACAGGTTCTCACGGTTGACGTTACCGGTACACCTCTTCTTTATACATCTTAATTGCATAGCTAACATCGCAGATGAATCCTCTATCTCCTCCATGGCATCCCATCTCCGCGACAGCTACCCCAACACACCCCTCCGCCTAGCACTAACCCTGCCTGGCATTTTGCACGTCGAAAAATCACCTTCCCAAATATCCGCATCCAACGCCCTACAGAGCTTCCAAGTCAATGCCCTCGGTCCTCTCCTCCTGATGAAACACCTAACCCCCTTCCTCCCCACCAAATCATCACCCTCTTTCGAACCAACAAACAAAAAGGATGTACTCAACCTCCCCTCCCACGCAATCTACGCGATGATGGCTGCGCGTGTGGGATCTATCTCGGATAACTCATCGGGGGGCTGGTATTCGTACCGGGCTAGTAAAGCGTCTGTGTTTCAGCTGGCGAAGACGTTGGATTTGCATTTGCGCACGCGCAGTCGAGAAAGGGCATTGGCAGTGGCTTTGCACCCTGGGACTGTGAAGACGGATTTTACGAGGGACTATTGGAATGGGAGGGGGATGCAGGAGGCGGATGAGGCGGTGGAGAGGTTGTTGGAGGTTTTAgtggggatggggatggagggaAGGGGGAggtgttgggattggaaggGGGAAGAGGTAGTGCCA from Aspergillus chevalieri M1 DNA, chromosome 2, nearly complete sequence includes:
- a CDS encoding uncharacterized protein (COG:Q;~EggNog:ENOG410PNMS;~InterPro:IPR036291,IPR002347;~PFAM:PF00106,PF13561;~go_process: GO:0055114 - oxidation-reduction process [Evidence IEA]), with the translated sequence MASSGFSIVTPASRGLGFAFARYLLKNSNLPVVATARRNCDEVHYRLLEGTRAKERLQVLTVDVTDESSISSMASHLRDSYPNTPLRLALTLPGILHVEKSPSQISASNALQSFQVNALGPLLLMKHLTPFLPTKSSPSFEPTNKKDVLNLPSHAIYAMMAARVGSISDNSSGGWYSYRASKASVFQLAKTLDLHLRTRSRERALAVALHPGTVKTDFTRDYWNGRGMQEADEAVERLLEVLVGMGMEGRGRCWDWKGEEVVP